From Synoicihabitans lomoniglobus, the proteins below share one genomic window:
- a CDS encoding TonB-dependent receptor plug domain-containing protein produces MNKSHPDPFRRSSVHRLLIAGFALAGACTISAQSTTRSGDENETSDTVVLSPFEVTASAENGYLATETLAGTRIRTELRDVGSAISVITKEFMKDIGATDNSTLLQYTTNAEVAGTRGTYAGLGNGTSVDETGTLRAPGGAQRVRGLASADNTRDYFTTDIPWDGYNVDRIDIQRGPNSILFGLGSPAGIVNASLNGASFRNGGNIEFRVGSYGSQRASVDVNQVLIKDVLAIRLDSLYHRERYQQDPAFQDDKRIYGAIRFDPQLFKDPSFRTSLKIKYEHGDIDANRPRNVPPQDSITPWFRPVNLDPDSMDGGLGKLTIQDGYTLGSSASTFNPWLGGLVNQQQPLWIIDGTSNQLHRIWGHVVNTGALNANGVPQGASNGLMGLRYADAYSAISSFSSYANNANLTNARYGQYRNITLTDPTVFNFYENLIDGPTKKEWEGWDAYNIDLSQTAFDDRLGVQLTYDRQKYNRGGEALLGNPTLNIDILQNFSDYVVGPNNANNGNVANSNFGRPFVAGGPGRGNSYESDREYIRASLFGELRATDFFDNGFLTKLLGKHRFNGVYSGEEYQTENRSWQMYANSAAYASYKLQGNPDGLTNLPPSAIIYLGSSLANATSAANANISPILSDVTLQDGNIYQFDMTWRNPTGVNPSDPWNVPANLQRIFNGSPAVNPTTGAVYPQLTQASNPANYVGWNSTFHNTLLRYDDGADQSLVTAASQSMRQTESYAGSWQGFMWNDAIVPTLGWRYDEVQSKSVSAFPQSGSAARGALNLNPDTYRLPDEFPQTQTFKDHSTAGGVVVHVNKLLGDRDPLPLNVSLSYNKSNNFQVTDLRRDIYGNPIANPTGETEDFGVLLGTKDGKYSFRAIKYETQLSGANTQLNNSGIYGTIRDALNWRNIKVYYMSAYAWSTAGQTNLTPYTGQRYLWDPSWVDNTSGRPVAAGASATGPAGSHLETTAEANARRDASIQALNDMQVFLAGTGFFEAWNYGAGPTTQSALQTRGQYETNPIQPDPNSVFDYRTAPLMQGFAVTADTASKGYEFELTANPLPNWRIAFNASQTEAVRVNVGGPVLDELVAYMDTLMAGPGGDLVRFNSDWSAPNELRSSWNSWRGQYTLMKLQENTAASELRKWRYNVVTNYMFDEGVLKNVNVGASYRWQDKVVIGYPVIAGAGGLGSFDLSKPYYGPSEDALDLWVGYTRQLTEKIDWRIQLNMRNVGKGDSLIPISVQPDGQTWASARIAPSQEWFLSNTFSF; encoded by the coding sequence ATGAACAAATCCCACCCTGATCCGTTTCGACGGAGTTCAGTTCACCGGCTGTTGATCGCTGGTTTCGCCTTGGCCGGCGCCTGCACGATTTCAGCCCAATCCACGACGAGATCCGGCGACGAGAACGAAACAAGCGACACCGTCGTGCTGTCGCCGTTTGAAGTCACCGCTTCGGCAGAAAACGGATACCTCGCCACTGAAACCCTCGCGGGCACCCGCATTCGCACCGAGCTGCGCGATGTCGGTTCCGCCATCTCCGTCATCACGAAGGAATTCATGAAGGACATTGGAGCCACCGACAACAGCACGCTGCTCCAATACACCACCAACGCGGAAGTCGCCGGCACCCGCGGCACCTACGCCGGTCTGGGCAATGGCACCAGCGTGGATGAAACCGGCACCCTGCGGGCTCCCGGCGGCGCGCAACGCGTGCGTGGTTTGGCCTCGGCCGACAACACCCGTGATTACTTCACCACCGATATCCCGTGGGATGGTTACAACGTGGATCGCATCGACATCCAGCGTGGCCCGAACTCAATCCTCTTCGGCCTCGGCAGTCCCGCCGGCATCGTCAACGCATCGCTCAACGGCGCGTCCTTTCGCAACGGTGGAAACATCGAGTTTCGCGTCGGCTCCTACGGCAGCCAGCGCGCGAGCGTTGATGTGAATCAAGTGCTCATCAAGGACGTCCTCGCCATTCGTCTCGACAGCCTCTACCATCGCGAGCGCTACCAGCAGGATCCCGCGTTCCAGGATGACAAGCGCATCTACGGGGCGATTCGATTCGACCCCCAGCTCTTCAAAGATCCGTCGTTCCGCACCAGCCTCAAAATCAAGTATGAGCACGGTGACATCGACGCCAACCGACCGCGCAATGTCCCACCGCAGGACAGCATCACGCCGTGGTTCCGGCCGGTCAACCTCGACCCCGACAGCATGGACGGTGGCTTGGGTAAACTCACTATTCAGGATGGCTATACGCTGGGGTCTTCAGCCTCGACGTTTAACCCGTGGCTGGGCGGGCTCGTCAATCAACAGCAGCCGCTGTGGATCATTGATGGCACGAGCAATCAACTCCATCGGATATGGGGTCACGTCGTAAACACCGGTGCCCTCAACGCCAATGGGGTTCCTCAAGGTGCCTCCAACGGTCTCATGGGATTGCGCTATGCCGATGCCTACTCCGCCATTTCCAGCTTCAGCTCCTACGCGAACAACGCCAACCTGACGAATGCCCGATACGGACAGTATCGAAACATCACGCTCACCGATCCGACGGTTTTTAATTTCTACGAAAACCTCATCGACGGTCCCACCAAAAAGGAATGGGAAGGTTGGGATGCGTATAACATCGATCTGAGCCAGACCGCATTCGACGACCGCCTCGGCGTGCAACTCACCTACGATCGCCAGAAGTATAACCGGGGCGGCGAGGCGTTGCTGGGCAACCCGACGCTCAACATCGATATCCTGCAGAATTTCAGCGACTACGTCGTCGGACCCAACAACGCCAACAACGGCAATGTCGCCAATTCCAATTTCGGCCGACCCTTCGTCGCCGGAGGTCCGGGGCGCGGCAACTCTTACGAAAGCGACCGCGAATATATCCGCGCTTCGCTCTTCGGTGAACTGCGTGCCACGGACTTTTTTGACAACGGTTTCCTCACCAAACTCCTCGGCAAGCACCGCTTCAACGGCGTTTACAGTGGCGAAGAGTATCAAACCGAAAATCGCTCCTGGCAGATGTATGCCAATTCCGCGGCCTATGCCTCCTACAAGCTCCAAGGCAATCCCGACGGACTCACCAACCTGCCGCCATCGGCGATCATCTACCTCGGATCGTCCCTGGCCAACGCCACCTCGGCCGCCAATGCCAATATCTCGCCCATTCTGTCCGATGTGACGCTGCAAGACGGCAACATCTATCAGTTCGACATGACTTGGCGGAATCCCACCGGGGTCAACCCCAGCGATCCCTGGAACGTGCCGGCCAACTTGCAGCGGATCTTCAACGGCAGCCCAGCCGTCAATCCGACCACCGGTGCCGTTTACCCGCAGCTCACCCAGGCGTCCAATCCCGCCAACTACGTCGGCTGGAACAGCACCTTCCACAACACGCTGCTGCGCTACGATGATGGTGCAGATCAAAGCCTGGTCACGGCGGCGTCGCAGAGCATGCGTCAGACCGAATCCTATGCCGGTTCCTGGCAGGGGTTCATGTGGAACGACGCCATCGTGCCCACGCTCGGTTGGCGCTACGATGAGGTGCAGAGCAAGAGCGTCAGTGCGTTTCCGCAAAGCGGTTCCGCCGCTCGCGGTGCGCTCAACCTGAACCCGGACACGTATCGCCTACCCGATGAGTTTCCGCAGACCCAAACGTTCAAGGATCACTCCACCGCCGGTGGTGTTGTCGTGCACGTCAACAAGTTGCTGGGCGATCGCGACCCGCTGCCACTCAACGTCAGCCTGTCGTATAACAAGTCGAACAACTTCCAAGTCACCGATCTGCGCCGCGACATTTACGGCAACCCGATCGCCAACCCCACGGGTGAGACGGAGGACTTTGGTGTCCTGCTTGGCACCAAGGACGGCAAGTATTCCTTCCGGGCGATCAAATACGAAACCCAACTGTCGGGAGCCAATACCCAGCTGAACAACAGCGGTATCTACGGCACCATCCGGGATGCGCTCAACTGGCGCAACATCAAGGTCTACTACATGTCGGCCTATGCGTGGTCGACCGCCGGGCAAACCAACCTCACGCCTTACACGGGTCAGCGTTATCTGTGGGACCCGTCCTGGGTCGATAACACTTCCGGACGTCCAGTCGCCGCCGGTGCGTCCGCCACGGGACCGGCCGGCTCACACTTGGAAACGACGGCTGAAGCCAACGCCCGCCGTGATGCCTCCATTCAGGCGCTCAATGACATGCAGGTATTCCTCGCCGGAACGGGATTCTTCGAAGCATGGAACTACGGTGCCGGTCCGACCACGCAGTCCGCCTTGCAGACCCGTGGTCAATACGAGACCAACCCCATCCAGCCCGATCCAAACAGCGTGTTCGACTACCGCACCGCTCCTTTAATGCAGGGCTTTGCGGTGACGGCCGACACCGCGTCGAAGGGCTACGAATTCGAACTGACCGCCAACCCGCTGCCCAACTGGCGCATTGCCTTCAACGCGTCGCAAACCGAGGCCGTCCGCGTCAATGTCGGCGGTCCGGTGCTGGATGAGTTGGTGGCCTACATGGACACCTTGATGGCTGGCCCGGGGGGTGACTTGGTCCGGTTCAACTCCGACTGGTCCGCGCCCAACGAGCTGCGCTCCAGTTGGAACTCATGGCGCGGCCAGTATACCCTGATGAAACTCCAGGAGAACACCGCCGCGTCCGAGCTTCGCAAATGGCGCTACAACGTGGTGACCAATTACATGTTCGATGAGGGCGTCCTCAAGAACGTGAATGTGGGCGCCAGCTACCGTTGGCAGGACAAGGTTGTGATCGGCTACCCCGTGATCGCCGGGGCCGGCGGATTGGGCAGCTTCGACCTCAGCAAACCCTACTACGGCCCGTCGGAAGACGCGCTCGACCTCTGGGTCGGCTACACGCGCCAACTCACGGAAAAGATCGATTGGCGAATCCAGTTGAACATGCGGAACGTGGGCAAAGGCGACAGCCTTATCCCGATCTCCGTCCAACCGGACGGCCAGACCTGGGCCTCCGCGCGCATCGCCCCGAGCCAGGAATGGTTCCTGTCGAACACCTTCTCGTTCTAA
- a CDS encoding ATP-binding protein — translation MAAAPVKSKFVLLPFFRFLRPGCWCFLVGAMVVVGRAAELPRGLPFIRSYPLDEIGNVPRSLQLGFDRFGRVAVMYDGVYSVLNDASWVDCIDSTSGRSLRVSAIRQLGGRGYYGARGSWGLVEYSADGDLETHSLVSADAPAWTRVTPFLNFFHTEQGVYFYGIDGVVCWDFEQQRNFFYEMPRATQAFPVGARVFVSSEDGQLRELPGGGAPARIVAVAGLTGESVLLSVRLDAARVLLTLSNGALVEFDGETVRPWPAKDAMLPAGRITFMVALAEGGVAIAVADRGVYMFSGDGKRDWALDLPELRRVESMAAGEPGVLWVAGESDLRRIFYGSTLTGFGEPQGFTAVWPTVSAWGDRVMICSNRSLYEARASAAGYPSPCRLLSDRSVRMTDHVAARGAHLLVGNEQGVLAMDAGGNFSEVGRIANVSGLAFLDDETCVAIGGAEIAAFRFREGRWRECADRIAGVGDAPVRFVYGEGLWVERGGEQVGRLRLRDGKLEMRPVPLAWRDEPWTNVGVVGDRVILSGSTPGNRQILDAQTAEPIASPKLEQLLNRSPYWILRITEDEAGVLWATHRQGVVTFVPRDDGYQMDASTFLLRNDAYPAVFSLPGGETWIGAGRSLYRVQGDVSRPPPPPPAKLVSLQAGKLNREFVDPSGQLAEDLSFPFAEGNLSFRFCSGTYAWRTPPEYRYRLQSTEPWRPVDASLMLRFPNLSDGDYRLEVRELDADDSSEPLIVVPFTVEPPWYRTSASYAAYIVALAGGVLATVRWVNQRSLRRNTELEKLVRERTHALEDTMQKLGEETRHAATLAERSRLAGEIHDSIQQGLSGAILHLDTTMDQPTVPADVNAQLSVVRKMLSYSREEVQQAVWNLESPLLQNSSLGDALGKIAGFINSGSTPIEVVVLDEPNALDSATRHDLLRIAQEAITNAVKHAEALKIVVSLQSDDSQVTLSVQDDGKGFEVAKSQPIEGHFGLRGLRSRARRIMADVSITSSPGVGTTIRVVVPISAPSKHDRGTST, via the coding sequence ATGGCCGCCGCTCCCGTTAAGTCGAAATTCGTGCTGCTTCCGTTCTTCCGCTTCCTGCGACCGGGATGCTGGTGCTTCCTCGTGGGCGCGATGGTCGTGGTCGGGCGCGCGGCGGAATTGCCGCGAGGACTGCCCTTCATCCGCTCCTATCCCCTCGACGAAATCGGTAACGTGCCCCGCAGCCTCCAATTGGGGTTTGATCGTTTCGGCCGGGTGGCGGTGATGTATGATGGAGTCTACAGCGTGCTCAACGACGCGTCCTGGGTCGATTGCATCGATTCTACTTCCGGGCGGAGTCTGCGGGTTTCCGCCATTCGACAACTCGGGGGGCGAGGTTATTACGGTGCGCGCGGCTCCTGGGGGCTGGTCGAGTATTCCGCCGATGGTGACTTGGAAACCCACTCATTGGTTTCGGCGGATGCCCCCGCTTGGACCCGAGTGACACCGTTCTTGAATTTCTTTCACACTGAACAAGGTGTGTATTTTTACGGCATCGACGGAGTGGTGTGCTGGGACTTCGAACAGCAGCGCAACTTTTTCTACGAAATGCCGCGAGCCACCCAGGCGTTCCCGGTAGGCGCGCGCGTCTTTGTATCCAGTGAAGACGGACAACTGCGCGAGCTGCCGGGCGGCGGAGCGCCGGCTCGGATCGTCGCGGTTGCGGGATTGACCGGCGAGTCGGTGCTGCTTTCCGTCCGGCTGGACGCGGCGCGCGTGCTGCTGACTTTGAGCAACGGGGCGTTGGTGGAGTTTGATGGCGAAACGGTGCGGCCGTGGCCGGCGAAAGATGCGATGCTGCCTGCGGGGCGGATCACATTCATGGTCGCGTTGGCGGAAGGCGGGGTGGCCATCGCGGTGGCGGATCGCGGGGTGTATATGTTTTCCGGCGACGGAAAGCGCGATTGGGCGCTCGATCTGCCGGAGCTGAGGCGGGTCGAAAGCATGGCGGCGGGTGAACCAGGGGTGTTGTGGGTGGCGGGGGAATCTGACCTCCGCCGTATTTTCTATGGTTCGACGCTGACTGGTTTTGGCGAACCTCAGGGGTTCACCGCGGTATGGCCCACCGTGTCGGCCTGGGGCGATCGAGTGATGATTTGTTCCAATCGTTCGCTGTATGAAGCCCGGGCCAGCGCCGCGGGTTATCCTTCTCCGTGTCGATTGCTGAGCGATCGTTCCGTGCGCATGACGGATCATGTCGCGGCGCGGGGGGCGCATTTATTGGTTGGTAACGAGCAAGGGGTATTGGCGATGGATGCGGGCGGTAATTTTTCCGAAGTTGGTCGGATCGCCAACGTCTCGGGGCTGGCGTTTTTGGATGACGAAACCTGCGTGGCCATAGGGGGGGCGGAGATCGCGGCATTTCGTTTCCGCGAAGGTCGGTGGCGCGAGTGTGCGGATCGCATCGCAGGCGTGGGAGACGCGCCGGTGCGGTTTGTTTACGGCGAAGGGCTTTGGGTTGAAAGGGGCGGAGAACAGGTGGGCCGACTCAGGTTGCGTGACGGTAAACTGGAAATGCGCCCCGTCCCCTTGGCGTGGCGGGATGAACCGTGGACCAACGTCGGCGTGGTGGGGGATCGGGTGATATTGAGCGGGTCAACGCCGGGCAATCGCCAGATCCTCGATGCGCAAACGGCTGAGCCCATCGCGTCGCCAAAGTTGGAACAGTTGTTGAATCGGTCGCCCTACTGGATACTGCGCATAACCGAGGACGAAGCGGGCGTGCTTTGGGCGACGCACCGGCAAGGCGTCGTGACTTTCGTGCCGCGGGACGATGGATACCAGATGGACGCGTCCACCTTTTTGCTCCGGAACGATGCCTACCCGGCCGTCTTTTCCCTGCCGGGTGGTGAAACTTGGATCGGGGCGGGACGTTCGCTCTATCGAGTCCAAGGCGATGTGTCACGGCCGCCACCACCACCGCCGGCGAAGCTGGTCTCCTTGCAGGCCGGAAAGTTGAACCGGGAGTTCGTGGACCCGTCCGGTCAATTGGCGGAGGACCTCTCGTTTCCCTTCGCGGAGGGCAATTTGAGTTTCCGATTTTGTTCCGGCACCTACGCGTGGCGAACGCCGCCGGAGTATCGGTATCGACTGCAATCGACCGAACCCTGGAGGCCGGTGGATGCGAGTTTGATGCTGCGCTTTCCCAACCTGAGTGATGGCGATTACCGGTTGGAAGTGCGGGAACTTGATGCGGATGATTCGTCTGAACCGCTTATCGTGGTGCCGTTCACGGTGGAACCTCCATGGTATCGCACGTCCGCCAGCTATGCCGCCTACATTGTGGCCTTGGCGGGGGGCGTTCTAGCGACTGTCCGTTGGGTCAATCAACGCTCGTTGCGGCGCAATACGGAGTTGGAAAAATTGGTGCGCGAACGCACCCATGCCTTGGAAGACACGATGCAGAAACTGGGCGAAGAGACCCGCCATGCCGCGACACTGGCCGAGCGCAGTCGGCTCGCCGGAGAAATTCATGACAGTATCCAGCAGGGGCTCAGTGGAGCCATTTTGCATCTCGATACCACGATGGACCAACCGACGGTTCCGGCGGATGTGAACGCACAGCTATCGGTGGTGCGGAAGATGTTATCTTATTCGCGCGAAGAGGTGCAGCAGGCGGTGTGGAACCTCGAGTCGCCCTTGTTGCAAAACTCGTCCCTGGGTGATGCGCTCGGCAAGATCGCGGGATTTATCAACTCTGGTTCCACGCCGATTGAAGTCGTGGTTCTGGACGAGCCTAATGCCTTGGATTCGGCCACCCGCCATGACCTGTTGCGCATCGCGCAGGAGGCGATCACGAACGCGGTGAAGCATGCGGAGGCGCTTAAAATCGTCGTGAGCCTGCAGTCCGATGATAGTCAGGTGACGCTGAGTGTGCAGGATGATGGCAAAGGGTTTGAGGTGGCGAAGAGCCAACCCATTGAGGGGCACTTTGGTCTGCGCGGTTTGCGGTCGCGTGCCCGTCGGATCATGGCGGACGTCTCCATCACCAGCTCGCCGGGCGTCGGCACAACCATTCGCGTGGTGGTCCCCATTTCAGCCCCCTCCAAACATGACCGTGGCACCTCAACCTAG
- a CDS encoding response regulator codes for MTVAPQPRTPGKIRLLVVDDHMVMRMGLVYAASAQPDMEVIAEVETGEEALLVYRDHHPDVVVLDLRMRGWGGLQTIRVLRQEFRDAKIVIYSNYARGEEVFQALKSGASGFVVKNMEVSRLLEAIRKVKSGGRYLPPELAVRMSERALSPLSDREHEVLALISTGQSNKEIGNALGVTEGTIKLHVTNIFSKLEVNSRTEALVVAVQRGIIDIEPKGV; via the coding sequence ATGACCGTGGCACCTCAACCTAGAACCCCGGGTAAAATCCGTCTGCTGGTCGTGGATGATCACATGGTCATGCGCATGGGCCTCGTCTACGCCGCCTCGGCACAGCCCGACATGGAAGTCATCGCGGAAGTGGAAACGGGGGAAGAAGCGCTGCTGGTTTACCGGGATCATCACCCCGATGTGGTCGTGCTCGATCTGCGTATGAGAGGGTGGGGCGGTCTCCAAACTATCCGGGTGCTGCGCCAGGAATTTCGCGACGCGAAAATCGTGATCTACAGCAACTACGCGCGAGGCGAGGAAGTGTTCCAGGCGCTGAAGAGCGGTGCCTCGGGGTTTGTGGTGAAAAACATGGAAGTGAGCCGCCTGCTGGAAGCCATTCGCAAAGTGAAGTCCGGAGGTCGCTACCTGCCGCCGGAACTCGCGGTGCGGATGAGTGAGCGGGCGCTCTCACCGTTGTCGGATCGCGAACACGAAGTGCTGGCCCTCATATCGACGGGGCAAAGCAACAAGGAAATCGGCAACGCGCTGGGCGTGACCGAAGGCACCATCAAGCTGCACGTCACCAACATCTTCAGCAAACTGGAGGTCAATTCGCGCACGGAGGCCCTCGTCGTAGCGGTCCAACGCGGCATCATCGATATCGAGCCGAAAGGTGTGTAG